atCCGAAATAATTGAAATCCTACATTGGGTATTTGAATTTACTGTGAAATTATGCTGTTCAATTTTGCACCAATTCAAGATTcccaatattttcttttttttttctttttttaatctaGTTGATAAGTCTAAAAAAATCCCAACAAAGAAAATATAATATTCCAATCTTGTTCCCCCAAAAAAATTCTTATTCCAACGTTGCCCCTTTCTAACTTTGACTTTCTCCGCCCGTCCCTCTGTACTCGTCTCCCTACTCCAATAAGCTCAAAACCTCCGCCAACCGCCTCTTCCGCCGCCCATTTAAGAttctttctccttcttcttcctcttcagaTGAAtctccattaaaaaaaaaaaaactccaaaagGGTAAAATTTCGCTTTCAATCgtacagaaaaaaaaaggaaagagatgATGCTTCTAGAAGACTTGAAAAAGTTACCTACTCTCTTCACTCCTCTCCTGTGAACTTCATCAAAAATCTTCTCCATCATTATCATAATTAAGCTTATAAATTgctccaaaaaaattttttaaactcAAAATTGTGATTTTTGACTATGGAGACGAAGTCGCAGCAGAGATTTGGATTTGGCAGACAATCGTCACTAGCTCCGGAGGGGAGAAACGACGACGCTGCGATTGCTTCTGTCGGAGATGATGACGTTGATCCTGGAGTGAGGCTAATGTACATGGCGAATGAAGGTGATGTTGAGGGAATTAAGGAGGCTTTGGATTCCGGAACGAGTGTGAATTTCCGTGATGTTGATGGTCGGACGGTGTTGCACGTTGCCGCCTGTCAAGGTCAAGACGACGTCGTCAAGTTGCTACTCCGTCGTGGTGCCGAGGTCGACGTCAAGGATTGCTGGGGCAGCACGGTATGATTTATCAATTTGTGTATATTGTAATTTCTGAAATTTTAGGAATTTAATGTTGATTTAGCTGTATTATTTTAGGAAGAAATCATTTAACTTTCCCATGTTTAGGTAGTTTTGTAATATGAGGCAATTTAGGAATGCGTGTAGCTTTACTTGCCTGTTGTTTATTTGTACTTTCAGTTAGGACTATTGGATGGACATGTAAATTCAACGAGAAATGGGATAATGTAGGTGATGAAGATTATGCAAATGTTGCTGGAATATAAAGAGGGTGTGGTATAGAGGATTTTATAAGAAAGACTGTTTTGTAAATTGGATATTGAGgtagtaaaagaaaatgatgctCAGATTGTGAATCATAAGTTCAAGGATGTTAGAAGGATAAAAATATTTAGGTTCGGCAACGAGGTATTGGGGTCGAGAAAATGAATTTAACAAGTTTACTTCAGCCAATTGGGGAACTGTTGGTTAGAAATAGGAAAAAGATACGGGCTTGTATGATGCAGGTCTTTTTCCTTGCTTTGTAATGGATTCTTGAAGGACAGCTTAACACTCTGTCACCTGAAGACTGGGAGAATTTTCCATTGGACTTCCTTTGTAGGCTAGTTTGATTACCTTAAAGGTTAGGTTTTTTAGACATCTAAATTAGTGTTGGATTTTCAGTGCTAGAACTGCATGGATAATCCTCTGAAATAGCATTTTAACTTGTTTAGTTAGTCATTGACCTCTATACATGTAATTTTGCTCTTCTGTTGCGGTATCTGGTTTCACCAGCATTTATAGATACTGAAATGACAAAGTTCAACTGAATAGCCTCTTGCAGATGCAATTTATTACAAAAACAATGATGTCATTAAGCTTCTGGAGGCACATGGAGCAAAACCTCTGGTATTCTTACTTGTCGTACGCAGCTGATTTTCTTAGTTTTCCTTGCGTAGCAATGCAGTGGCTCTAAAGTATGCTGAAGCATAATGTATTTTGGTTTCTTCAGATGGTTCCCATGCAGGTGCGAAATGCTCGTGAAGTTCCAGAGTATGAAATTGATCCGCGAGAACTTGATTTTAGCAAGAGTGTTGACATAACAAAAGtaagtttctttttctttagctTATCATTGATCATTCATTTCTCTACATCGTTAAACATCTATGGCTTTTATCAGTATCAGTAGCTTGAATGGACAAGGATGTGAGAACATTAAATTATCGTTGGATCTCTTCTATTTGTCATTCTCAGTCAAGAATTTGCTGTCAAAGTAGTATGCTATTCTTAACTACAGAGAGGCAGGACCTTTGTATAATTCCCTGTGAAAGCAGGCATGAGAGAAGGTTTTGATCTTGGAGAAATGCATTTATCTATTTTCTGTTAGTAATTGAACTTTTATACCTCGTCAAATAATAAAGTGAATGAAAAAATTGCTTCTTTTCTGGACCTTCTGTGGGGATGGTTGTATTTTGTGATCATTTATTGTTTTCCTTgctctttttctccttttctgccCCTTTCCTGGATTTCTTATCTTTTCCATTGGACAACTGGAGCTGTTGCCACTACTATTCCCAACAAGACGGATGGCTTCAACTGCATCTTGATAACCTCTACTGGTTCTCTGCTGTATGTTATTCATGACAGGGGACATTCTGCATTGCTTCCTGGCGCGGAACCCTGGTTGCTGTTAAGAGACTTGGCGAGGAATTGTTGACTGACGAAGATAAAGTGTGGGTTGGTCATACAATACTTGGTTATTTATAGTAATTAGCATAATTTTTTAGTTACTTTGGCATATTAACCTTTACTTTTACTGGTTGTGCATGGTTATTCAGAAAGGCATTCAGGGATGAGCTTGCTCTGCTTCAAAAGTTGCGTCATCCTAATGTTGTTCAGTTTCTTGGTGCCGTAACGCAAAGTAGTCCAATGATGATCATTACGGAATACCTGCCGAAGGTGtcatttatttgatttagaAGTTTGACAATATCTTGCAACCAGATTTTAAACTTCTTTTGTGTTACAGTTTTCCTTCATTTTGCAGAACTGGTGAAAGCTCTGAATTATAGCTTCTTTTGAAGTTATTATGCTTTGATATAGGAATTTTGTTGGATTGTACACTAATAGTTTGCATGCAATCCACAGGGAGATCTTTGTGCATTCTTAAGACGGAGAGGTGCCTTAAAGCCAGCACTGGCAGTCAAGTTTGCTTTGGATATTGCCAGGTCTGTAATTGCTTTAAAAGACATTGATTGACTACATTATCTCTTCACCTTGTTACCTGGGTATTGTGGCTATGAATGTTTCTCTTGTAAGGCTAAAATGGTTGGAAAGTTGTATAGTCAGTTCTATAGTGCCTAATGTACCATTTACTGGTTTAAATTACTTCAGATGTTTAATTAAACCATGTTTTCTATCTGCTCTTAAACCACTTTTATTAAACACCACGGAATAGATAGTTCCCGCTTAAACAAGGAAAATTGGTTTCTAATGTGCAAATGACAGTATGAAAGAGTCATATCATCATCATAATACATGTATAATTTATGATAGTGATTCCTGTTTCGCAGAGGAATGAATTACTTGCATGAGCATAAACCGGAAGCAATAATTCATCGAGATCTGGAGCCTTCGTACGTTTCCATTTATTCAAGTTTGTAATTGGTTCTAAGGCAATTCATTTTATCGTGAGTTTGCCTTAGAAGGTGTAGAACTTATACTAATTGTCTCAGTAAGATGGCAGAAACATTCTACGAGATGATTCTGGGCATCTGAAAGTTGCGGACTTTGGACTCAGCAAACTGGTAATAGTTGGAACAAgaacaattaaagaagataaaCCGGTTGGATGCCAAGAGACTTCTTGTAAGCATTTTATATGGTGACAGGCAATGTGGTTGAGGAAATTTTTAATCATTCAGAAGCTGAAATCATTTAATTAAATAGTTGAATAGTTTCTCCTTCTCTTGGACAGGGCGATATTTGGCTCCTGAAGTTGATAAAAATGAGGAATATGATACTAAAGTTGATGTCTTTTCATTTGCATTAATACTGCAGGAGGTAAGTTGTTCTAGATCGAGAATGCTGAAAATACAATTGTTTGGCTCTTTTTAACGTGTATGGTAGCTATGGAGAAACGCCTAAGAATATTACTGATATTCTTGACAGATGATTGAAGGCTGTCCTCCATTTTCTGATAAGCAAGAGAGACTAGTCCCAAAATTGTACGTGGCAAATGAACGCCCTCCTTTCAGAGCTCCACCGAAGCTTTATGCTCATAAGCTCAGGGAGTAAGCCCTCAAGTTTCTTTTCACTGAAATTTTCACATTTGATTCAGGAGAATGTGATGATCTATGACTTGTACATACGAATTTGCATGACCATCTAGTCCATTGCATGGTTTGAATGGATATTACTTGTAATATGATTGGAAGATGTTTCTCTTAATACTGTAAGGATCGAGGTTTGTACTCCTGTATCTTTTCTTAGTTTTCACGTGTGTTGCTTCTGTAACTGTGGAATTGACATGCAAGTCTGTTATCAATAGCAAGATAATTAAATACTTGTGAAAGCATTTTACCTTTACTCCCAAAGTGTAACTACCCTGACATATGTGGATTGGAGTATGAAGATTAAAAATGATGACCAGACGAATGGGAATCAACAAAGTAGTTCCTTGTTTGTGATTTAGgcatattatttttttaaaagtcTGGACAAGGGTTTTATATGAATTGATGTAGTTTGTTTAGTGTTGAATATTGTTTATCAGTTCGAAATTGAGTAATCGGATATAAGGTCTTGTTTGGTGGAATTTAGAAAGGTATGTGCTGGTGCTGATGTTTTTGAGAATCTTTTGAGAATCTTGCCTTGGTTGCTATCCACTTAAAACAGTACATCTTGATCTCCTAATTTTCTGGATTTTCTAAAATACACAAAATTCTGACTACTTGCTGTACGATGTAGCTCAAGTCAATTTCGGAAAATCCAATAGAGCAATTAAATGTTATTTTCATTTGTGAATAAGTTACATGTATCCTTGGTTCTTAACTAAGACACCTGGTATTACTTGAATGGTTTAGCATTGTGGATTATGGGGGTTGATATTGCAATTCAGGTGTATGGCTTGCTAACAGGTTGATTGAAGACTGCTGGAAAGACAACCCATCGGAAAGACCAACTTTTAGGCAAATAATTTCCGAGTTGGAGGGTATTGATAGCCATCTCATTCGTGGAAAGCGTTGGAAGGTTCGAtactctcactctctctctctccctctcacATTTATCCTGTCCTGCCTCATGCCAGTAGATTCTGCTTTGCATGTCTATGAGCTTTTTGGGTATAATATCCAACTGATAGATGGATAAAAGTACACTGCTGTAATCCATAATATGTTCTATTCTGTTTTCTTCATGATTTGTAACGTCCATATTTATTGGCAAGTTACATTTCCTTGCGTAGATAAATGGTTTTCCTATGATTTTGGAGTTTTATGTTTGAACTTGTTCCCTCTATTGCTACTGTTGcacttttgttttgaaaattaaaGCACAGTGACCCAGGATTACTATCTCTAAATCCTTGCAGGTGAAGGCGCTCAAGTGCTTCCAAAACCTTGAAGCCATCCTTAAATTGGATCATTCTAATTCAAAAAACCGGTCCTCCCGTTCAAATCTCTCCTCCATTGGGTGACGCACACAAGCCAATTGTTCCCACCATCTGTGCGCTTATATAGCCTTCAATCTTTGACGTCTAAATTCTCTCGTTCAAGTAACAAGAATTTACTTGTGattttgcccttttgtgatTTTGCCTTTATATTGTTTCGGACTACCATTTGTACAAATAGTACATGCTTACTGACTATGTACAGCCATATTGAACGACTTTGGACCATAGTTCTTGCCGCAGCCATCAACATAGAAGCTTTTGCCTTGCTTAATGCAGTTGTTCAAGTATGACCATCCACTACTGTTTTTCAACTGAAGGAAGGGTTGCACAATAATTATCGAGCTAACCTAATAAAGCTGTTCAAAAGCCTACTGCACTCTAGCAAATTCGTTCAGGGTTGTTGAAATAATTTCACTTAGAGCTGTAACTTTAGAAAATACCACCGCAACAAAAAAGTTCCCAAGTGCTCTTCGTATTTATCGAGGTTACAGAAGATTGGAATGCAGAGTGACTTGCTACCTCTTTACTAGAGCAGACATCTAAATTCTGGCTATCCCACGGGTTCAGGGTATCCAGTTATCTCGTCAATGGTTCCTGCATATTCCCAAATCTTTCTACAAACTGAGAACATTATACAAGttctaataataaaaaaaaatcccacgTGCTAGCCTGCTAGGAAACTGACATATTGAAGATGCGACTTAGTCAGGACAACAAATTCCAAAGATTTCATGGCCAGCAAGTTTGATGCTGTAGGTACGCCCCCTGTTTTTATGAGAATTGCGAAACAGCCAAATAGGCAGGAGAGCATATTAGCCGTCCTACTTCACGGTACAGTACCTCAGCAGCGTTTCATGGAGATTGGGCTAGATGTCGTTATGATTTAGATAgcctaataaatgaaaatttgcaacGCCTTCAAAAGAATGACAATTCTTGCAAATATGAGTGAAATCGTATCATTAACCCGAAAGATGAAAAAGATGATACAACTAATTGCATCTGCTTTAGCTCTAGCAGAAAAAGCATCTCACCACACAATGAGTTGAAGAGATGCCTATGCCTAATCAACTATGAGCATATAGAATCTCATGTGCACAGCACAGTCAGGTGCAGTGTTGATCCGGATTTCTGTATAAACGCCAGATCCCACTGAGTAATGCAAGGAAGACCAAAGAAATGCTGAACCATGCTGAATCTTTCGTTTTTCCAGCCTCAGAATATGAGAATctaaaaaatgaacaagaaGCACGTACTTCCAAGTTCGCAGCCATGATCATTTGAAAAACTTTTTATTTGGTCTGCTACTAACCATTTTATCTGAACTATGAGGAAACTCGAAATCAGCATTGACATCCCCAGTTTGCTAATATCGTGAACTTGAAAGATTCTGATAGAATTGCAGAACCTTTGGGTCTGCCTCGATCTTAGAAGGATTAAAACCAGATAAATGAAGTCCATCCAAGGTTTTCACCCGTGAAAGCGCAACATAGACCATTCCACAGCCAAAAGCCCGACGGAGGTCTGTGTGAAGGCGGTCAAGAGTCATTCCCTGACATTTGTGAATGCTTAGTGCCCAAGCCAGTATGAGGGGTATCTGCTTTCGCTTAGCAACAACCCTTTCTCCATCCATTACAACCCATGTTTCTAAACCAATCTTAAGTACTTGTCCAGAGTCAAATTTTACTACAGGTAGTAAGTAACCATCACTGCATATGGAGTGAATATCACTATCATCACAGTTCCCAGCACTTTCATAAAAAGCATCAATTTTGTCATGAAAATCTATGATAGTACCAGTAGCCCCATTCACAAGTTTAAGCCAAGGGTTTATATTTTTGCAGAGCATCACCCTCGCACCTTTGCAGAGCTCAAGCTGATCAGGTGCAATTCCTGATCTAAGCTGCTTCTTTGATGGCTCTTCACCACTGTCAACAGCagaataaacaaaaatttgctcGCCTAAGCTTTGCAGGTGCTTCTTGTTCACCCTATTGACATCTTCATTCCTCGGGAACAGCTGTACAGCTGAAGGATCCTCCTCTGATGAGAAGCATCGTTGTTTTAATATCTGAAGGTCCTCAGGGTCACTCTCTCCTCTACGTATTCCCTGCAGTAATTTCACAAGATCAGCCTCTGATTGCCGGAAAACCTTTGTGAGCTCAATTTGCAAATCAAAACTTGCATTCCAGCAATCAGCTTCAAATGCAAATACTTTGGcacccttcttcttcttctttttgagAACAGGAGGTAATTGGAAAAAGTCACCACTCACAACTAGCTGTATTCCACCCCAAACCTTTCCCTTCAACAAAGGATCCTGACCCCGTATCTCACTGGCTATGAACTCAAGATCATTGAAGAAGTCAGCCTCAATCATGCTACTTTCATCCATGACTAGCACTTTGGCCTTGATCCACCTCCGATATGCCCTCCTATCTGAAAGAACCCTAGTTAGCAAACTTGCACGATCAACACCACCGAGACCAGTGCCTGCAAATGAGTGAAGGGTCATACCATTAAGGGCACAAGCAGCAACTCCTGTGGAAGCTGTCACAAAAACCTGGGATCGACCATGaattttcttgagtttctttatAACATGCTCAAGCAAAGCAGTTTTACCGGTCCCTGCTGATCCACTGACAAATACAGACTTTCCCTCGAGAATGGCATTCAAGACTTGTGTTTGCTCATCAGTCCACTTCATTCTAGGCTTTCTAGGCATTTTAGGAGAATTCATTTTGCTCTTGTTTAAGACTTGAGATTGCTCATTAGTCCACCTCGTCTTCGGCTTTATAGGGGAAGAAAGACCACCCCATTTGCTCTTGTAGTTATATCTATTTTTGCTCCATTTTGTGCTATGGTAAGTGGCACTCGAATAATACCTCAATGTTGCTAAAGCAGAGGAGAACAACTGCTTCATTTTTTTCACCTTCCTTCTCTGTTCTCCAATATATAAACCCAATATATAAACCTACTTAGACCAGGATATTGATACACCTCCACTTCTACATTCTAAATTCCACCTACACTTCCATGTAAAATCACACCCACGAATGGCAAAGGCGCTGGATTTGTGTCAACAACGAGAACTCCCGCCAGTAACATAACACAATCCTACACATTAAATAACTTCTACCTCCAATAACATTCTCATCCAAATCAGGGCTTTCAAAAGACAGAGATTAGCACCATTCTTTAAACATAAACTGGCTCAAAGTACAGCATTATAACATGTTCTCAGTATCTGTCTCAGTCAAATTTCACCCAAAGATTAAATCTTTCTAAGTGAATTTACTAGAACTGATGAAAATACTAGCACTGATCAGTGTATCCTACTGAAATCATGAACGCGCTGCTGAAACTCGTACTTTAATTTAAGGTGAAAAGTGAAACTTTAGACCAAGAAAATATTACTTACCCAAAATCTTCGGCTAATGGGGAAAACGTATGAATGATTGAAAAGTGAAAACAGCAGAACAAGAAAAGATTGCTTACCCAAAATCTTTGGCTAATGGGGAAAAGGTATGGATGGTTGAATGCTCATTTCTGCAAGAATCCTCTCATAAAACAACGTTGGCATAGGCCATAGGGTTCCTCGGCTCTCACTTCCGGTTCCCTTCTTCCCACTTCTGACAGTTTTCGGCCGTCTTATTCGGGTCTCCAAAACTACAACGTGCTATTGTCTCTCTTGGGCCTGATAAATCAGAGGAGTGTGACTTTCTGATGGGCTCAGTAAAATCATTAACTATAGGCCTATTGGATATGATTAAGGCGTCGTTTGTATGATTTgtttgttgggcttcacaacaATTTTTCACGTGGGTACGGATGGCCTCATCGATTCTCTAGGCACAATAATCACTTCATAGGACATTTGCTAATAATGTAGATGACACCATGTCGGAAGTTTCAAGAATTTGCTCATTTAAAAGATTAATTTTGTGTACATTATGTATTAGTAGTACTCTAAAAATGAAGTTTAAATTCAAATTGgataaaaattaaagtttaaatttaaattagaaTTAAGTGACTTCCATCCAAGaatatcagtgtatataaaattaatcatTTTTGATAATCTCGGAAAACCCGTTTACTCAAATTCAATTTTCTAATATTTAGGATTTGAAAAGGATCACACTAGCACCAAGAGGTCTCGAAAGGAGGCATGTAGAAACAAGAAAAGCCAAGAACAATACTACGCTTTGCTCATTTAGCTCCAAATTTCCAATCTGCAAAAAAGAAGTAACTATAAATAGTGAATACTTAATAGTCGCAATAAACAGACTGCACTTATCTACTTTCGTATAGAGCAATTAACTGAAACACAAATTTTCAATAACGTCTGATTTCCAGGAAACATGAAATGAGTTACTGGTGCCCCCATGTGGAACAGTTAACATTCAAGGCTTCACAGCCACATTCCCATAACTATGcttcccacaaaaaaaaaaaaaaaaccacaaaaaGAACTCCAATAAacaaaaaatatcccaaaatagtCCTATCTTGAAGAAGGGTCTTACGTGTGAGAAGAAAAAGATATTACATCActtggcctttttttttttttaggggaaACATTTGGTCATCTTAAGGTGACAAGAGATGCTATGTAACCTGTCCTCAGCCCTGCCTATTTATACACACttactttttgttttgttttgtttatttttacgTTCGCCATGTACGCACACCATCCCCTCAAAAACAGGAAAAAGAAGCACCAATTTGTCATACAACAGGCCTTTTCTGTCCACTTAACCTAGCTTCTTTGCTATTTCAACTACCACCACAGCCCTCCCACAATCCCTGCCGTCAACTTAGAATTGGCTCCTGTTTCAAGAGATTCTATGATATCTTTGCCAGGTGCCTTTAAAGAAAGGTGTCAAAAGATTATAAGCATCATCAACAGAAGAATTCAAGCCAATATTAAGTTGATGGTCCATCAGTGCTGACACTTATACTTCCTGCAACATACATATTTCTTGTGAACATGACTGGCTGACTTATAAAAATTCGTTCAGTTGTACGGAGATCATNNNNNNNNNNNNNNNNNNNNNNNNNNNNNNNNNNNNNNNNNNNNNNNNNNNNNNNNNNNNNNNNNNNNNNNNNNNNNNNNNNNNNNNNNNNNNNNNNNNNNNNNNNNNNNNNNNNNNNNNNNNNNNNNNNNNNNNNNNNNNNNNNNNNNNNNNNNNNNNNNNNNNNNNNNNNNNNNNNNNNNNNNNNNNNNNNNNNNNNNNNNNNNNNNNNNNNNNNNNNNNNNNNNNNNNNNNNNNNNNNNNNNNNNNNNNNNNNNNNNNNNNNNNNNNNNNNNNNNNNNNNNNNNNNNNNNNNNNNNNNNNNNNNNNNNNNNNNNNNNNNNNNNNNNNNNNNNNNNNNNNNNNNNNNNNNNNNNNNNNNNNNNNNNNNNNNNNNNNNNNNNNNNNNNNNNNNNNNNNNNNNNNNNNNNNNNNNNNNNNNNNNNNNNNNNNNNNNNNNNNNNNNNNNNNNNNNNNNNNNNNNNNNNNNNNNNNNNNNNNNNNNNNNNNNNNNNNNNNNNNNNNNNNNNNNNNNNNNNNNNNNNNNNNNNNNNNNNNNNNNNNNNNNNNNNNNNNNNNNNNNNNNNNNNNNNNNNNNNNNNNNNNNNNNNNNNNNNNNNNNNNNNNNNNNNNNNNNNNNNNNNNNNNNNNNNNNNNNNNNNNNNNNNNNNNNNNNNNNNNNNNNNNNNNNNNNNNNNNNNNNNNNNNNNNNNNNNNNNNNNNNNNNNNNNNNNNNNNNNNNNNNNNNNNNNNNNNNNNNNNNNNNNNNNNNNNNNNNNNNNNNNNNNNNNNNNNNNNNNNNNNNNNNNNNNNNNNNNNNNNNNNNNNNNNNNNNNNNNNNNNNNNNNNNNNNNNNNNNNNNNNNNNNNNNNNNNNNNNNNNNNNNNNNNNNNNNNNNNNNNNNNNNNNNNNNNNNNNNNNNNNNNNNNNNNNNNNNNNNNNNNNNNNNNNNNNNNNNNNNNNNNNNNNNNNNNNNNNNNNNNNNNNNNNNNNNNNNNNNNNNNNNNNNNNNNNNNNNNNNNNNNNNNNNNNNNNNNNNNNNNNNNNNNNNNNNNNNNNNNNNNNNNNNNNNNNNNNNNNNNNNNNNNNNNNNNNNNNNNNNNNNNNNNNNNNNNNNNNNNNNNNNNNNNNNNNNNNNNNNNNNNNNNNNNNNNNNNNNNNNNNNNNNNNNNNNNNNNNNNNNNNNNNNNNNNNNNNNNNNNNNNNNNNNNNNNNNNNNNNNNNNNNNNNNNNNNNNNNNNNNNNNNNNNNNNNNNNNNNNNNNNNNNNNNNNNNNNNNNNNNNNNNNNNNNNNNNNNNNNNNNNNNNNNNNNNNNNNNNNNNNNNNNNNNNNNNNNNNNNNNNNNNNNNNNNNNNNNNNNNNNNNNNNNNNNNNNNNNNNNNNNNNNNNNNNNNNNNNNNNNNNNNNNNNNNNNNNNNNNNNNNNNNNNNNNNNNNNNNNNNNNNNNNNNNNNNNNNNNNNNNNNNNNNNNNNNNNNNNNNNNNNNNNNNNNNNNNNNNNNNNNNNNNNNNNNNNNNNNNNNNNNNNNNNNNNNNNNNNNNNNNNNNNNNNNNNNNNNNNNNNNNNNNNNNNNNNNNNNNNNNNNNNNNNNNNNNNNNNNNNNNNNNNNNNNNNNNNNNNNNNNNNNNNNNNNNNNNNNNNNNNNNNNNNNNNNNNNNNNNNNNNNNNNNNNNNNNNNNNNNNNNNNNNNNNNNNNNNNNNNNNNNNNNNNNNNNNNNNNNNNNNNNNNNNNNNNNNNNNNNNNNNNNNNNNNNNNNNNNNNNNNNNNNNNNNNNNNNNNNNNNNNNNNNNNNNNNNNNNNNNNNNNNNNNNNNNNNNNNNNNNNNNNNNNNNNNNNNNNNNNNNNNNNNNNNNNNNNNNNNNNNNNNNNNNNNNNNNNNNNNNNNNNNN
Above is a genomic segment from Coffea eugenioides isolate CCC68of chromosome 5, Ceug_1.0, whole genome shotgun sequence containing:
- the LOC113769832 gene encoding integrin-linked protein kinase 1-like, which gives rise to METKSQQRFGFGRQSSLAPEGRNDDAAIASVGDDDVDPGVRLMYMANEGDVEGIKEALDSGTSVNFRDVDGRTVLHVAACQGQDDVVKLLLRRGAEVDVKDCWGSTPLADAIYYKNNDVIKLLEAHGAKPLMVPMQVRNAREVPEYEIDPRELDFSKSVDITKGTFCIASWRGTLVAVKRLGEELLTDEDKVKAFRDELALLQKLRHPNVVQFLGAVTQSSPMMIITEYLPKGDLCAFLRRRGALKPALAVKFALDIARGMNYLHEHKPEAIIHRDLEPSNILRDDSGHLKVADFGLSKLVIVGTRTIKEDKPVGCQETSWRYLAPEVDKNEEYDTKVDVFSFALILQEMIEGCPPFSDKQERLVPKLYVANERPPFRAPPKLYAHKLRELIEDCWKDNPSERPTFRQIISELEGIDSHLIRGKRWKVKALKCFQNLEAILKLDHSNSKNRSSRSNLSSIG
- the LOC113771855 gene encoding ATP-dependent DNA helicase PIF1-like — translated: MKQLFSSALATLRYYSSATYHSTKWSKNRYNYKSKWGGLSSPIKPKTRWTNEQSQVLNKSKMNSPKMPRKPRMKWTDEQTQVLNAILEGKSVFVSGSAGTGKTALLEHVIKKLKKIHGRSQVFVTASTGVAACALNGMTLHSFAGTGLGGVDRASLLTRVLSDRRAYRRWIKAKVLVMDESSMIEADFFNDLEFIASEIRGQDPLLKGKVWGGIQLVVSGDFFQLPPVLKKKKKKGAKVFAFEADCWNASFDLQIELTKVFRQSEADLVKLLQGIRRGESDPEDLQILKQRCFSSEEDPSAVQLFPRNEDVNRVNKKHLQSLGEQIFVYSAVDSGEEPSKKQLRSGIAPDQLELCKGARVMLCKNINPWLKLVNGATGTIIDFHDKIDAFYESAGNCDDSDIHSICSDGYLLPVVKFDSGQVLKIGLETWVVMDGERVVAKRKQIPLILAWALSIHKCQGMTLDRLHTDLRRAFGCGMVYVALSRVKTLDGLHLSGFNPSKIEADPKVLQFYQNLSSSRY